In Vibrio marisflavi CECT 7928, the following are encoded in one genomic region:
- the tyrA gene encoding bifunctional chorismate mutase/prephenate dehydrogenase has product MAVELSELRDQIDEVDKQILDLLSQRLALVEKVGEVKSEHGLPIYAPDREAAMLASRRLEAEKKGVPPQLIEDILRRTMRESYASEKDSGFKCLKPELRSVVIIGGHGQLGKLFGRMFSLSGYDVKVIGSKDWDKADEVLSTAGLVVVTVPIHLTVGVIKKLEQLPEDCILCDLTSIKSSPLHAMLETHNGPVVGLHPMFGPDVASFAKQVIAYSNGRGEEKYQWLLEQFAIWGATLREIKADEHDSGMTLIQALRHFTTFAYGVHLSKENPDLNSLLKLSSPIYRLELAMVGRLFAQDPNLYGDIIFSSQENVQMIKRFHERLGEAVNLLEHNDKPEFIESFEQVRTWFGDYSQQFMNESQSLLKQANDSIHRE; this is encoded by the coding sequence ATGGCCGTTGAACTGAGTGAATTGCGTGATCAAATTGATGAAGTTGACAAGCAGATTTTAGACTTGCTTTCGCAGCGTTTAGCCCTTGTCGAGAAAGTCGGCGAGGTGAAAAGTGAACACGGCTTACCGATATATGCTCCCGATAGAGAAGCTGCAATGCTTGCGTCAAGAAGGCTTGAAGCTGAAAAGAAGGGCGTACCACCGCAACTCATTGAAGACATTTTGCGCCGTACCATGCGCGAATCCTATGCTAGTGAAAAAGACTCTGGTTTTAAGTGCTTAAAACCAGAACTACGTTCTGTTGTAATCATTGGTGGCCATGGTCAACTAGGTAAGTTATTTGGTCGTATGTTTAGCTTGTCTGGTTACGATGTAAAAGTTATCGGTAGTAAAGACTGGGATAAAGCGGATGAAGTTTTATCTACTGCAGGCTTGGTCGTGGTTACAGTTCCAATTCACTTAACCGTTGGCGTAATTAAAAAGCTAGAGCAGCTACCAGAAGATTGCATTCTATGTGATTTAACTTCGATTAAGAGTTCACCACTCCATGCAATGTTAGAAACTCATAACGGGCCAGTTGTTGGGTTGCACCCAATGTTCGGTCCAGATGTAGCGAGTTTTGCCAAACAGGTCATTGCTTATAGCAATGGCAGAGGTGAAGAAAAGTATCAATGGCTGCTAGAGCAATTTGCCATTTGGGGTGCAACGCTTAGAGAAATAAAAGCTGACGAGCATGACAGTGGAATGACTCTTATCCAAGCTTTACGTCACTTCACCACGTTTGCCTATGGCGTTCATCTCAGTAAAGAAAACCCAGATCTAAACAGCCTTCTTAAATTAAGCTCACCAATTTATCGTTTAGAGCTTGCGATGGTGGGGAGACTATTTGCTCAAGATCCGAATTTATACGGCGACATCATTTTTTCTTCTCAAGAGAATGTGCAGATGATTAAGCGTTTTCATGAAAGGTTAGGGGAGGCTGTTAATCTACTTGAGCATAATGATAAGCCTGAATTTATCGAAAGCTTTGAACAAGTGAGAACTTGGTTTGGAGATTACTCTCAACAGTTTATGAATGAGAGTCAAAGCTTACTTAAACAAGCCAATGATTCTATCCATAGAGAGTAG
- the bamD gene encoding outer membrane protein assembly factor BamD, producing the protein MKKRSLLGLVTLLTLFGCSSSKEVVPDLPPAQLYAQAKTALQEGYLTGAITKLEAMDSRYPFGPYSDQVQLDLIYAYYRNDQLPLALASIDRFMRLNPTSPKLDWVLYMRGLTHMAQDTNFLQEALDIDRSDRDPTPAAEAFADFKKLLDRYPTSPYAADAEKRMYSLKNRLADYDLSIAKFYIKRKAWIAAVNRAQELQKRYPDTEAARESLQVELEAYKVLGLQGPIANTEKLIKLNPEK; encoded by the coding sequence ATGAAAAAGCGTTCTCTACTCGGTTTAGTTACACTGTTAACGTTGTTTGGCTGCTCAAGCAGTAAAGAAGTCGTTCCGGACTTGCCACCCGCTCAACTCTACGCTCAAGCTAAGACAGCTTTGCAAGAGGGCTACCTAACGGGTGCGATAACAAAACTTGAGGCGATGGACTCTCGTTATCCATTTGGCCCATATTCTGATCAAGTGCAATTGGACCTTATTTACGCTTATTACCGTAATGATCAGTTACCTTTAGCACTTGCGTCAATTGACCGCTTCATGCGTTTAAACCCGACAAGCCCTAAACTAGACTGGGTGCTTTATATGCGTGGCCTCACTCATATGGCTCAAGATACCAACTTCTTACAAGAAGCATTGGACATTGATAGAAGTGACCGCGATCCAACACCAGCGGCTGAAGCATTTGCAGATTTCAAAAAGCTACTAGATCGTTATCCAACCAGCCCATATGCAGCTGATGCTGAAAAACGTATGTACTCTCTAAAAAACCGTTTAGCAGACTATGACCTTTCTATTGCGAAATTTTATATCAAGCGTAAAGCTTGGATTGCTGCAGTTAACCGCGCCCAAGAGTTACAAAAAAGGTACCCAGATACAGAAGCTGCGAGAGAGTCTTTGCAGGTGGAGCTAGAAGCTTACAAGGTGCTAGGTTTGCAAGGGCCAATTGCTAACACCGAAAAGTTGATTAAGCTGAACCCTGAAAAATAA
- the rluD gene encoding 23S rRNA pseudouridine(1911/1915/1917) synthase RluD: MSQQIELTNTVKDSQLGQRLDQAVAELFSDFSRSRIKEWLLQGKVQVNGEVVTKPRFKVMGGEEITVFAEIEAEERWEPQDIPLDIVYEDDDILVINKPRDFVVHPGAGTPDGTVLNALLHHFPDIAEVPRAGIVHRLDKDTTGLMVVAKTVPAQTRLVRALQKRNITREYEAIAIGKMTAGGKVEQPIGRHSTKRTLMAVTPMGKPAVTHYRVAEHFREHTRIRLRLETGRTHQIRVHMSYLQHPLLGDTPYGGRARIPKGASEELAEKIRQFDRQALHAAMLRFEHPVTGELLEFHAPVPDDMVNMSEALREDTKLNHSEDY; the protein is encoded by the coding sequence ATGAGCCAGCAGATTGAATTAACAAACACCGTAAAAGACAGCCAGTTAGGTCAAAGATTAGATCAAGCTGTCGCAGAGTTATTTAGCGACTTTTCGCGCTCGCGAATCAAAGAGTGGCTTTTACAGGGAAAAGTTCAAGTGAACGGTGAAGTCGTCACTAAACCTCGTTTTAAAGTGATGGGTGGTGAAGAGATTACTGTTTTTGCCGAAATTGAAGCCGAAGAAAGGTGGGAACCGCAAGATATTCCACTTGATATTGTCTACGAAGATGACGATATCTTGGTTATCAATAAGCCTAGAGACTTCGTTGTCCACCCCGGAGCTGGTACTCCTGATGGTACAGTGCTCAATGCTTTGCTTCATCACTTCCCTGATATTGCTGAAGTACCAAGAGCAGGTATTGTCCATCGTCTCGATAAAGATACAACGGGTCTGATGGTAGTTGCTAAAACTGTTCCAGCTCAGACAAGGCTGGTTCGAGCACTGCAAAAACGCAACATTACACGTGAATATGAAGCGATTGCTATTGGCAAAATGACAGCAGGTGGAAAAGTTGAGCAACCAATTGGAAGGCACTCAACGAAACGCACACTAATGGCTGTCACCCCTATGGGCAAGCCTGCGGTGACGCACTATCGTGTTGCAGAGCACTTTCGTGAACATACGAGAATTCGTTTGCGTCTTGAAACGGGCCGAACTCACCAAATCCGTGTGCATATGTCTTATCTGCAACATCCTCTATTGGGCGACACGCCATATGGTGGCCGTGCGAGAATTCCAAAAGGTGCATCGGAAGAGCTTGCAGAGAAAATTCGTCAGTTTGATCGCCAAGCATTACACGCTGCAATGTTAAGATTTGAACATCCTGTTACTGGTGAACTATTAGAGTTTCATGCACCTGTGCCTGACGATATGGTAAACATGAGTGAAGCTCTGCGTGAAGACACCAAATTAAATCACTCGGAAGATTATTGA
- the pheA gene encoding prephenate dehydratase, with amino-acid sequence MTDKQYSLEEIRLRLNELDDQMLSLLSERRKLSIDVAKSKVETSKPVRDADREQQLLVKLINNGKEKYDLDAQYITKLFHTIIEDSVLLQQSYLQNLANPQTRKPLARVAFLGARGSYSHLASREYFSRKDSELIELNCDQFKDIITTVESGHADYGVLPIENTSSGSINEVYDLLQHTTLYIVGELTLPIEHCLVATKDIRLEEIKTLYSHPQPHQQCSEFLNGLKGVNLEICASTADAMKKVKELNRTDIAAIGNSSSGKLYGLQSIQGNIANQTENHTRFIVVARKPVEVSTQIPAKTTLIMSTAQEAGSLVETLLVLQKYGINMTKLESRPIMGNPWEEMFYVDLQAHHGSEEMQQAIVELTKITKFLKVLGCYPIENISHTQVKLD; translated from the coding sequence ATGACCGACAAACAATATTCGCTCGAAGAAATTCGCTTACGTTTGAATGAACTCGATGACCAAATGCTTTCTTTACTCTCTGAGCGCCGTAAGTTAAGTATTGATGTGGCCAAAAGCAAAGTAGAGACGTCTAAACCGGTCAGAGATGCCGATCGAGAGCAGCAGTTACTAGTCAAATTAATCAATAACGGTAAAGAAAAATACGACCTAGACGCGCAGTACATCACCAAGCTGTTCCATACCATTATTGAAGATTCAGTCTTATTACAGCAATCTTACCTTCAAAATCTTGCTAACCCTCAAACTAGAAAGCCCCTTGCCCGAGTCGCTTTTTTAGGCGCACGAGGTTCCTATTCGCACCTTGCAAGTAGAGAGTATTTCAGTCGTAAAGATTCAGAGCTTATCGAACTCAATTGCGACCAATTCAAAGACATAATTACTACTGTAGAATCTGGTCACGCTGATTATGGTGTATTACCTATTGAAAACACTAGCTCAGGTTCCATCAACGAAGTCTACGACTTACTGCAACATACAACTTTATATATTGTTGGCGAACTTACCCTTCCAATTGAGCACTGCTTAGTTGCAACCAAAGATATCCGTCTAGAGGAGATCAAAACCCTCTATTCTCACCCTCAACCTCATCAGCAATGCAGCGAATTCCTAAATGGATTGAAAGGTGTCAATCTGGAAATCTGTGCTAGTACAGCTGATGCAATGAAAAAAGTGAAAGAGCTGAACCGCACAGACATTGCAGCTATCGGTAACTCTTCTAGTGGTAAGCTTTATGGGTTGCAGTCCATCCAAGGAAATATTGCTAACCAAACAGAAAACCATACTCGATTCATTGTAGTCGCGCGTAAGCCGGTCGAAGTTTCAACTCAAATTCCAGCTAAAACAACACTTATCATGTCTACGGCTCAAGAAGCGGGTTCATTAGTTGAGACACTGCTTGTATTACAAAAGTATGGAATTAACATGACCAAGTTAGAGTCTCGCCCTATTATGGGTAACCCTTGGGAAGAGATGTTTTATGTTGATTTACAGGCTCATCATGGTTCTGAAGAAATGCAGCAAGCCATTGTAGAGCTGACGAAAATCACTAAGTTCTTAAAAGTACTCGGTTGCTATCCGATAGAGAACATTTCCCATACACAAGTTAAATTAGATTAA
- the trpR gene encoding trp operon repressor, whose product MSFLPEYSDWDQFIDLLNRAIKNKDHELLLSTMLTPDEREALIARANILTELLKGEMSQRQMSQELGVGIATITRGSNELKAKSEQDRLRITDLLLKP is encoded by the coding sequence ATGTCGTTCCTCCCAGAGTACAGCGATTGGGATCAATTTATTGATTTATTGAATCGCGCTATCAAAAACAAAGACCATGAATTGCTGTTATCGACCATGCTCACCCCTGATGAGAGGGAAGCCTTGATTGCGAGAGCAAACATACTTACTGAGTTACTGAAAGGGGAGATGTCTCAGAGGCAGATGAGCCAAGAGCTCGGTGTTGGTATTGCAACCATTACTCGAGGCTCAAATGAGCTTAAAGCGAAATCAGAACAAGATAGACTACGTATTACAGATTTACTTTTGAAGCCTTGA
- the yjjX gene encoding inosine/xanthosine triphosphatase — MKTVIITSLNPAKIRAVESAFREVFPHQEFNFEGIKVASEVADQPMTNTETKQGALNRIRNAKKISGSADYFVGIEAGIDSGVTFAWMVIESATIRGESRSASLMLPPVVLEKLKTANELGDVMDDVFGTENIKQKGGAISLLTNNLLTRSSVYHQALILALIPFSNEEHFTANL; from the coding sequence ATGAAAACAGTGATTATTACCTCTTTAAACCCAGCCAAGATTCGCGCTGTTGAAAGTGCCTTTAGGGAGGTTTTTCCGCACCAAGAGTTTAACTTTGAAGGTATCAAAGTCGCTAGCGAAGTAGCCGATCAACCAATGACGAACACTGAAACCAAGCAGGGTGCGTTAAACAGGATCCGCAACGCTAAGAAAATTAGCGGCTCTGCAGATTATTTCGTCGGTATTGAGGCAGGTATAGACAGTGGCGTCACTTTCGCTTGGATGGTGATTGAATCAGCTACTATTCGCGGAGAATCTCGCTCTGCCAGTTTGATGCTACCTCCAGTTGTACTAGAGAAGCTAAAAACTGCGAATGAGTTAGGAGATGTCATGGATGATGTGTTCGGCACTGAGAATATCAAACAGAAAGGTGGGGCAATAAGCCTGTTAACAAACAACCTGCTGACTCGAAGCTCTGTCTATCATCAAGCCTTAATCTTAGCGCTGATTCCCTTTTCCAATGAAGAGCATTTCACAGCAAATTTATAA
- the pgeF gene encoding peptidoglycan editing factor PgeF, translated as MSFVVPNWPAPKRVKALSTTRIGGFSHPPYQGLNLGQHVGDDPSIVANNRKWLVGAAGLPTSPVWLNQTHSTHIVELDKSINTILDADGSVTTQDDVVCSVMTADCLPVLLTNIQGTQVAAVHAGWRGLADGILENAVYKMQGELLAWLGPAIGESAFEVGDDVRDLFISHDNLASKGFVATSKQGKWMANMQLLAKQRLNSVGVTQIYSSELCTFQHSDKFFSYRRDGVTGRQASLIWISRQN; from the coding sequence ATGAGTTTTGTTGTTCCCAATTGGCCTGCCCCTAAGAGAGTCAAAGCACTTTCGACCACTCGTATCGGAGGGTTTTCTCATCCTCCCTACCAGGGGCTAAATTTGGGACAACATGTTGGTGACGATCCTAGCATCGTCGCAAACAATAGGAAGTGGTTGGTAGGTGCTGCTGGCTTACCAACTTCTCCAGTTTGGTTAAATCAAACTCACTCCACTCATATCGTCGAGCTAGACAAATCAATCAATACTATCTTAGATGCAGATGGCTCGGTAACAACTCAAGATGATGTTGTTTGCTCTGTCATGACAGCAGATTGCCTACCGGTCTTATTGACTAACATCCAAGGAACTCAAGTTGCAGCGGTTCATGCTGGTTGGAGAGGCTTAGCTGATGGCATTTTAGAAAACGCTGTCTATAAAATGCAGGGAGAGCTTCTGGCATGGTTAGGGCCTGCCATTGGTGAAAGTGCATTTGAAGTAGGTGATGATGTACGAGACCTATTTATCAGCCACGATAACCTTGCGAGTAAAGGTTTTGTAGCCACAAGCAAACAAGGCAAGTGGATGGCTAATATGCAGTTATTGGCTAAGCAAAGGTTAAACTCAGTTGGAGTAACGCAAATTTATTCCAGCGAATTATGTACGTTCCAGCACTCAGACAAATTCTTCTCGTATCGTCGTGATGGCGTCACTGGCAGACAAGCCAGTCTTATCTGGATTAGCCGTCAAAATTAA
- a CDS encoding PilZ domain-containing protein, with amino-acid sequence MVERRRFSRIIYQAPATIRQGGTVVEANIQDLSLHGLLLSTDGNNAELNCDILADIEFTLPSSDIVISLVANLIGIQKNIIHASIDHIDIESIAHIKRLVELNVGNDDLLHRELEHLSDLGEHLSDMGEQL; translated from the coding sequence ATGGTTGAAAGACGCCGATTTTCACGAATAATCTATCAGGCTCCCGCAACGATTCGCCAAGGAGGAACAGTGGTTGAAGCCAATATCCAAGATCTCTCTTTGCATGGCCTGCTTCTTAGCACTGATGGCAACAATGCGGAACTCAATTGCGATATTCTTGCCGACATAGAATTTACTCTGCCGAGTAGCGATATCGTCATTAGTCTGGTCGCCAACCTAATAGGTATTCAGAAAAACATTATCCACGCCAGTATTGACCATATTGATATCGAAAGTATTGCTCATATCAAGCGTTTGGTTGAGCTAAATGTTGGGAATGACGATCTGCTTCACCGCGAACTTGAACACTTATCCGACCTAGGTGAGCACTTATCTGATATGGGTGAGCAACTTTAG
- the ettA gene encoding energy-dependent translational throttle protein EttA: protein MAEYVYTMSRVSKIVPPKRQILKDISLSFFPGAKIGVLGLNGAGKSTLLRIMAGIDTDIDGEARPQPGLNVGYLPQEPQLDESKTVREVVEEAVADVADALKRLDAVYAAYAEEGADFDALAKEQGELEALIQAKDGHNLENALERAADALRLPEWDSKIEHLSGGERRRVAICRLLLEKPDMLLLDEPTNHLDAESVGWLERFLVDYNGTVVAITHDRYFLDNAAGWILELDRGEGIPWEGNYTSWLEQKDARLKQEASQEKARQKTIEKELEWVRQNPKGRQAKSKARMARFEELNNSDHQKRNETNELFIPPGERLGDKVVEVNNLTKSFGDRVLIDDLSFSVPKGAIVGIIGANGAGKSTLFKMLSGTEQPDSGTVELGDTVKLASVDQFRDSMDDSKTVFQEISEGADIIKINNFEIPARAYCSRFNFKGVDQQKIIGELSGGERNRVHLAKLLKTGGNVLLLDEPTNDLDVETLRALEEALLEFPGCAMVISHDRWFLDRIATHILDYRDEGQVNFYEGNYTEYSEWLKQTLGAQAAEPHRIKYKRIAK from the coding sequence ATGGCTGAATATGTTTATACCATGTCGCGGGTGAGTAAAATCGTCCCACCCAAACGTCAAATTCTCAAAGATATCTCACTTAGCTTTTTCCCAGGAGCAAAAATAGGCGTATTGGGCTTAAATGGTGCGGGTAAATCTACCCTACTAAGAATCATGGCTGGTATCGATACAGATATCGATGGTGAAGCTCGTCCTCAGCCTGGATTAAACGTCGGTTATTTGCCTCAGGAGCCACAATTAGACGAATCGAAAACTGTTCGTGAAGTGGTTGAAGAAGCCGTTGCAGATGTTGCTGACGCACTTAAAAGGCTCGATGCTGTTTATGCTGCGTATGCTGAAGAAGGCGCTGACTTCGACGCTCTTGCAAAAGAGCAAGGTGAGCTTGAAGCGCTGATTCAAGCAAAAGATGGTCACAACCTTGAAAATGCTCTAGAGCGTGCCGCTGACGCGCTTCGCCTACCAGAATGGGATTCAAAAATAGAACACCTTTCTGGTGGTGAAAGACGCCGTGTTGCTATCTGCCGCCTGCTACTTGAAAAACCAGACATGCTGCTACTAGACGAACCAACTAACCACCTTGATGCGGAGTCTGTTGGATGGTTAGAGCGTTTCTTAGTCGACTACAACGGTACTGTTGTTGCTATTACCCACGACCGTTACTTCCTTGATAACGCAGCGGGCTGGATCTTGGAACTTGACCGTGGTGAAGGTATTCCTTGGGAAGGCAACTACACTTCTTGGCTTGAGCAAAAAGATGCTCGATTGAAACAAGAAGCATCTCAAGAGAAAGCTCGCCAGAAAACCATCGAGAAAGAGCTTGAGTGGGTTCGACAAAATCCTAAAGGCCGCCAAGCGAAGTCTAAAGCACGTATGGCGCGTTTTGAAGAACTTAACAATAGTGATCACCAAAAACGTAATGAAACGAATGAACTATTCATTCCACCTGGTGAGCGTCTAGGTGACAAAGTTGTTGAAGTAAACAATCTAACCAAATCTTTTGGTGACCGTGTACTTATCGATGACTTGTCTTTCAGCGTACCGAAGGGAGCAATTGTCGGTATCATTGGTGCCAACGGTGCGGGTAAATCGACGCTGTTCAAGATGCTAAGTGGCACAGAACAACCAGATTCAGGCACAGTTGAGCTTGGTGATACTGTAAAACTTGCATCTGTCGATCAGTTCCGCGATAGCATGGACGACAGTAAAACTGTTTTCCAAGAGATCTCTGAAGGTGCTGATATCATCAAGATTAACAACTTTGAAATCCCAGCTCGAGCTTATTGCTCGCGTTTCAACTTTAAAGGTGTTGACCAACAGAAAATTATTGGTGAGCTATCCGGGGGCGAACGTAACCGCGTTCACCTAGCGAAGCTTCTTAAAACTGGTGGCAACGTGCTGCTACTCGATGAGCCAACCAACGACTTGGATGTAGAAACTCTACGTGCACTTGAAGAAGCGCTATTAGAGTTCCCAGGATGTGCAATGGTTATCTCGCACGACCGCTGGTTCTTGGACAGAATTGCCACACATATCTTGGATTACCGCGACGAAGGTCAGGTTAACTTCTACGAAGGCAACTATACTGAATACAGTGAGTGGCTAAAACAGACGTTAGGTGCGCAAGCAGCCGAACCACATCGTATTAAATACAAGCGAATTGCGAAGTAG
- the hpf gene encoding ribosome hibernation-promoting factor, HPF/YfiA family: MKVSITGKNIDITSAIRTHIESKFKKLEKWQVDIISCQAVFSEEPNKQKKFEAVIKVPKGQLVASSMHEDLYAAVNDVEHKLERQLNKLRHKPAARRAEKFEVEETE, translated from the coding sequence ATGAAAGTAAGTATCACAGGCAAAAACATCGACATCACCTCTGCAATCCGCACGCATATAGAAAGCAAATTCAAAAAGCTAGAAAAATGGCAAGTAGATATCATTTCATGCCAAGCAGTATTTAGCGAAGAGCCTAATAAGCAAAAGAAATTTGAAGCGGTAATTAAAGTTCCAAAAGGTCAGCTAGTCGCATCCTCAATGCACGAAGATTTATACGCAGCAGTTAATGACGTAGAACACAAACTAGAAAGGCAACTCAATAAACTGCGCCACAAACCCGCTGCTCGCCGAGCAGAAAAATTCGAAGTAGAAGAAACGGAATAA
- a CDS encoding transglycosylase SLT domain-containing protein, translating to MVGKSFNKLYQLVSCSSVCAFLFVGNSLASPVSNIQEQRALYDRAQKLLDRRQVSQYQSIRKKISDYPLTPYTDYRAFLIDLSAKSPDQVNEFIQYNYSYPFSSSIRAPYIETLALQRKWKQLLEFQYSEPSGEAYKCHYYTALYKVGQKEQAFEGMDKLWLSGDSISKHCDYLIKVWDKAGLKTDDIILRRMLLAFDERNNGLMKYLKRQLKTAEAQKKAAEITDLYSKPEMVVRFARENAEDSDIYLMQVSSALKRLARKDAEKAQVAFSQVMVNNSFKEEDKQKLAEFIVYRLMNTESEPLAKWRDDVIDMSNEDKLIERRIRLAIQQADWRGTQRWIAHLTPETRETLRWQYWLGRSEIALGMHEHGQTRLETLLGKRNFYSVAAAGFMGVPVAYPTTFLNLDHTVIEPHKRALYRIQELIDRSKISAAKTEWNWLLRNASIEEKKMLAAYAADKNWHHLTVKASISAKLWDNVQLRFPIAHQWWFDHYAEKHGIDPITLMSLARQESAMDVNARSPVGARGIMQIMPRTAQYTARKYRIRYNGARDLYSVGKNIEIGSSYLNGLLERFDDNRIFAFAAYNAGPHRVKKWRERSNENLDVYAFIESIPFNETRGYVQNILMFETYYRDLMGVDGQFLTKREKLARY from the coding sequence ATGGTAGGTAAGAGCTTTAATAAACTATATCAGCTCGTAAGCTGTTCAAGTGTATGTGCTTTTCTTTTTGTAGGGAATAGCTTAGCAAGTCCTGTGTCTAATATCCAAGAGCAACGAGCGCTCTATGATAGAGCACAGAAATTGTTAGATAGAAGGCAAGTTTCCCAATATCAGTCAATACGGAAAAAAATTTCAGACTACCCACTAACACCTTACACAGACTACCGAGCATTTCTGATTGACCTAAGTGCGAAAAGCCCTGACCAAGTCAATGAATTCATTCAATACAACTATTCATATCCTTTCTCTTCTAGTATTCGTGCTCCATATATAGAAACGTTAGCACTTCAAAGGAAATGGAAGCAGTTACTCGAATTTCAATATTCTGAGCCCTCAGGTGAAGCCTATAAATGTCACTATTACACGGCATTATACAAAGTTGGACAGAAAGAACAGGCTTTCGAAGGAATGGATAAGCTATGGCTTTCAGGTGACAGCATTTCAAAGCATTGTGATTACTTAATCAAAGTCTGGGACAAAGCAGGCTTAAAAACTGATGACATTATCCTACGTCGTATGCTACTAGCATTTGATGAAAGAAATAATGGCTTGATGAAATACCTTAAGCGGCAATTAAAAACAGCAGAGGCACAAAAAAAGGCCGCAGAAATTACGGATCTTTATAGTAAACCTGAAATGGTGGTTAGGTTTGCGAGAGAAAATGCTGAAGATAGTGATATTTACTTGATGCAGGTTTCATCTGCATTGAAACGCCTAGCAAGAAAGGATGCCGAGAAAGCTCAAGTAGCATTTTCGCAAGTTATGGTGAATAACTCTTTTAAAGAAGAAGACAAGCAGAAACTGGCAGAGTTTATCGTTTATCGCTTAATGAATACAGAATCAGAGCCTTTAGCAAAATGGCGAGACGATGTCATTGATATGTCGAATGAAGACAAGCTGATTGAGCGTCGAATTAGACTTGCTATTCAGCAAGCTGATTGGAGAGGTACACAGCGTTGGATTGCACACCTTACCCCTGAAACTCGAGAGACTTTGCGTTGGCAGTATTGGTTAGGCCGCAGTGAAATTGCTTTAGGCATGCATGAGCATGGCCAAACTAGATTAGAAACACTTCTTGGAAAAAGGAATTTCTATAGCGTTGCAGCCGCAGGCTTTATGGGAGTGCCAGTAGCATATCCAACGACTTTCCTCAATCTAGATCACACCGTAATCGAGCCTCACAAGAGAGCTCTTTATCGAATTCAGGAGTTGATTGATCGCTCGAAAATTTCGGCAGCTAAAACCGAATGGAATTGGTTACTTCGAAATGCCAGCATAGAAGAGAAAAAAATGTTGGCAGCATATGCGGCAGATAAAAACTGGCACCATTTGACAGTGAAAGCGTCGATATCAGCTAAATTGTGGGATAACGTTCAGCTGCGTTTTCCAATCGCTCACCAATGGTGGTTTGATCATTATGCGGAGAAACATGGTATAGACCCGATCACTTTAATGTCATTGGCTCGACAAGAAAGTGCGATGGACGTGAACGCACGCTCTCCGGTAGGTGCTAGGGGAATCATGCAAATAATGCCTCGTACTGCCCAATATACTGCAAGGAAGTATCGCATTCGCTATAACGGGGCGAGAGATTTATATTCTGTTGGTAAGAACATAGAGATTGGCAGTAGCTATTTGAACGGGTTACTTGAAAGGTTTGATGACAACCGTATTTTTGCTTTTGCGGCGTACAATGCAGGCCCGCATAGAGTGAAGAAGTGGCGAGAACGTTCGAATGAGAACTTGGATGTGTATGCCTTTATCGAAAGTATTCCATTTAATGAAACACGTGGTTATGTTCAGAATATCTTGATGTTCGAGACTTATTACCGCGACTTAATGGGGGTGGATGGCCAGTTCCTGACCAAGCGAGAAAAGTTAGCAAGATACTAA